One genomic segment of Drosophila melanogaster chromosome 3R includes these proteins:
- the CG44290 gene encoding uncharacterized protein, which translates to MRPADVFTPLVHSEKRGGHTIRVRHVHRCEGCRGRAAEAATSTLLHKRLMPREKWRPSCHRSALGGLVA; encoded by the exons atgCGCCCCGCGGATGTCTTCACCCCTCTCGTGCACAGTGAGAAAAGAGG TGGCCATACAATACGAGTGCGTCATGTGCATAGGTGTGAAGGTTGCCGCGGGCGAGCAGCTGAAGCTGCAACATCAACGTTGCTGCATAAAAGGCTAATGCCCCGGGAAAAGTGGAGGCCGAGCTGCCATCGAAGTGCCCTGGGTGGCTTGGTGGCTTAG
- the CG43447 gene encoding uncharacterized protein, translated as MGACPGQPCFGAQLKRNQSQKSPSDMGSPRSPSSSCDGLTHLPGQHLSRRQPSWQGLLLEGWPVI; from the coding sequence ATGGGGGCGTGCCCCGGACAGCCGTGCTTTGGCGCTCAATTAAAACGGAACCAAAGTCAAAAGTCACCGAGCGATATGGGAAGCCCACGGAGTCCTAGTTCTAGCTGCGATGGATTAACACATCTCCCGGGGCAACATCTCTCCCGGCGACAACCCTCATGGCAAGGTCTTTTGCTCGAAGGCTGGCCTGTCATATAA